In one window of Solanum pennellii chromosome 2, SPENNV200 DNA:
- the LOC107009542 gene encoding DEAD-box ATP-dependent RNA helicase 21-like, translating into MTTSERSMNRPVGIKLDPSKKPVYLTKSQREQLALHDEIADQKRGHEHLQVKYNRPSSDNHCSEKNRKRERDRNSDRDREKELNRVRLENPAEKELEAIHEQYLGSKKPKKRVITSCAKLRSSFDWENSEDTSRDVNLLYLNPHEARPHFGRGFFGGIDRREQKKLAIKNERKIQEEIWKKGGVEATAVEAAALKKKEQIADLYDTFDMRVDRHWTDKKLEEMTERDWRIFREDYNISYKGSRIPRPMRNWAESALTTDLLKAVERAGYRKPSPIQMASIPLGLQQRDVIGVAETGSGKTAAFVLPLLNYITRLPPLSEENEAEGPYAVVMAPTRELAQQIEDEIVKFAHYLGIKVVSIVGGQSIEEQGFRIRQGCEVVIATPGRLLDCLERRYCVLNQCNYVVLDEADRMIDMGFGPQVVGVLDAMPSSNMKPKNEDEKLDENKIYRTTYMFSATMPPAVERLARNYLRNPVVVTIGTAGKATDLITQHVFMVKESEKMFKLQRFLDELGDKTAIVFINSRKRVDTVAKHLDKAGYRVTTLHGGKSQEQREISLEGFRTKKYNVLVASDVAGRGIDIPDVAHVINYDIPNKLEAYTHRIGRTGRAGKTGVATTFLTLQDTEVFYDLKQMLIQSDSPVPPELARHEASKLKPGSIPGRPPRRNDIVFTH; encoded by the coding sequence ATGACCACATCTGAGAGAAGCATGAACCGGCCCGTCGGAATCAAGCTGGATCCGTCCAAGAAGCCGGTGTACCTCACCAAATCACAGAGAGAGCAGTTAGCCCTCCATGACGAGATCGCCGATCAGAAACGCGGCCACGAACATCTTCAGGTTAAGTACAACCGCCCTTCCTCCGATAACCACTGTAGCGAAAAGAAccgaaaaagagagagagacagGAACAGTGACAGAGATAGAGAGAAGGAATTAAATCGAGTTAGATTGGAGAATCCGGCAGAGAAGGAACTTGAAGCTATTCATGAGCAATATTTGGGATCTAAGAAACCCAAGAAACGGGTGATTACATCCTGTGCAAAACTCCGATCATCTTTCGACTGGGAGAACTCTGAAGACACTTCTCGTGACGTGAACCTTCTTTATCTAAACCCTCACGAAGCCCGTCCACACTTTGGTCGCGGATTCTTTGGTGGAATCGATCGAAGGGAGCAGAAGAAGCTTGCCATCAAGAATGAGAGGAAGATACAGGAGGAGATTTGGAAGAAGGGAGGCGTTGAGGCGACTGCAGTAGAAGCAGCTgccttgaagaagaaggaacaaattgctgatttgtatgacaCTTTTGACATGAGGGTTGATCGCCACTGGACAGATAAGAAGCTGGAGGAAATGACAGAGAGAGATTGGAGGATATTTAGGGAGGATTACAACATATCCTATAAGGGGTCGAGGATACCCCGTCCCATGAGGAATTGGGCTGAGAGCGCCTTAACTACAGATTTGCTTAAGGCGGTTGAGAGGGCTGGCTACAGGAAGCCCTCTCCGATTCAAATGGCTTCCATTCCGCTTGGACTTCAACAACGTGACGTGATTGGGGTTGCAGAAACTGGTTCAGGTAAAACTGCTGCTTTTGTTCTCCCTTTGTTGAATTATATCACTAGGCTTCCTCCATTGAGTGAAGAGAATGAGGCAGAGGGGCCATATGCGGTTGTAATGGCACCCACACGAGAACTAGCTCAACAGATTGAGGATGAGATCGTCAAGTTTGCACACTATTTGGGTATCAAAGTTGTTTCTATTGTTGGTGGGCAGTCCATAGAAGAGCAAGGTTTTAGGATTAGGCAAGGATGTGAAGTTGTGATTGCGACCCCTGGGCGACTTCTCGATTGCTTGGAGAGACGTTATTGTGTTCTGAACCAGTGTAATTATGTTGTTCTCGATGAGGCTGACCGGATGATTGATATGGGTTTTGGACCTCAAGTTGTTGGTGTACTGGATGCAATGCCTTCAAGTAATATGAAACCAAAGAATGAGGATGAAAAGCTTGATGAGAATAAGATTTATCGTACCACTTATATGTTCAGTGCTACCATGCCACCTGCCGTAGAGCGGCTGGCTAGAAATTACCTAAGAAATCCTGTTGTCGTGACTATTGGCACTGCTGGAAAGGCTACTGACCTCATTACTCAGCATGTCTTCATGGTAAAGGAATCTGAGAAAATGTTTAAGCTGCAGAGGTTTCTGGATGAGCTTGGAGATAAGACTGCTATTGTGTTCATCAACTCTAGAAAGCGGGTTGACACGGTCGCCAAGCATCTGGATAAAGCTGGCTATAGGGTAACCACACTGCATGGTGGGAAATCACAGGAGCAGAGGGAAATCAGCCTTGAAGGATTTAGGACGAAGAAGTATAATGTGTTAGTTGCTAGTGATGTTGCCGGTCGTGGAATTGATATACCTGATGTGGCCCATGTGATTAACTATGATATACCAAACAAACTTGAAGCATACACCCATCGTATTGGACGTACAGGTCGTGCAGGAAAGACAGGTGTAGCCACAACGTTTTTGACCTTGCAGGATACTGAAGTCTTTTATGATCTTAAGCAAATGCTCATCCAAAGCGACAGTCCTGTTCCCCCCGAACTTGCTAGGCACGAAGCTTCAAAGCTCAAGCCGGGAAGTATTCCTGGCAGACCACCTAGGCGGAACGATATTGTTTTTACTCATTAA